A genomic region of Primulina huaijiensis isolate GDHJ02 unplaced genomic scaffold, ASM1229523v2 scaffold42415, whole genome shotgun sequence contains the following coding sequences:
- the LOC140969631 gene encoding pyruvate kinase isozyme A, chloroplastic, whose amino-acid sequence MAQSIDLFTSTSTSTSTSPKPLISKPSLPFPPANFRLPHAKSLNKSPFCVEASASDANPSFFSSENGAGGALSAALQDHVPFQVVSDSGSIEVDAVTEAELKENGFRSTRRTKLICTIGPASCNPEQLEALAVGGMNVARINMCHGTREWHREVIQRVRRLNEEKGYAVAIMMDTEGSEIHMGDLGGASSAKAEDGEIWTFSVRAFGSGLPEHTINVSYDGFAEDVKVGDELLVDGGMVRFEVIEKIGPDVKCLCTDPGLLLPRANLTFWRDGSLVRERNAMLPTISSKDWLDIDFGIAEGVDFISVSFVKSAEVIKHLKSYIKARARDNDVSVIAKIESIDSLKNLEEIIQASDGAMVARGDLGAQIPLEQVPSEQQKIVQVCRQLNKPVIVASQLLESMIEYPTPTRAEVADVSEAVRQRADALMLSGESAMGQYPEKALAVLRSVSVRIEKWWREQKRHEAMELPGIASSFGDSISEEICNSAAKMANNLEVDAIFVYTKTGHMASLLSRCRPDCPIFAFTTTTSVRRRLNLQWGLIPFRLSFSDDMESNLHKTFSLLRARGMIKSGDLVIAVSDMLQSIQVMNVP is encoded by the exons ATGGCTCAATCTATAGACCTGttcacctccacctccacctccacctccacctctcCGAAACCCCTCATCTCAAAACCCTCACTCCCTTTCCCCCCCGCCAATTTCCGTCTTCCGCACGCCAAAAGCCTCAATAAGTCCCCCTTCTGTGTTGAAGCCTCTGCGTCTGATGCCAATCCATCATTTTTTAGCTCCGAAAACGGCGCCGGAGGGGCTTTATCCGCTGCACTCCAGGACCACGTTCCTTTCCAGGTGGTGTCTGATTCGGGCTCAATTGAAGTCGATGCGGTTACGGAGGCAGAGCTGAAGGAGAATGGCTTCCGGAGCACGCGGCGCACGAAGCTGATTTGTACGATCGGCCCAGCTTCGTGTAATCCTGAGCAGCTGGAGGCCCTGGCGGTTGGCGGGATGAATGTGGCGAGGATTAATATGTGTCATGGCACGCGTGAGTGGCATCGTGAGGTGATTCAGCGGGTGAGGAGATTGAATGAGGAGAAGGGGTATGCTGTGGCAATTATGATGGATACTGAGGGGAGTGAGATTCACATGGGAGATCTTGGTGGTGCGTCTTCCGCAAAAGCTGAG GATGGTGAAATATGGACTTTCAGTGTTCGAGCTTTTGGTTCAGGTCTTCCCGAACACACCATCAATGTGAGCTATGATGGCTTTGCTGAAG ATGTAAAAGTAGGTGATGAACTTCTGGTAGATGGTGGAATGGTGAGGTTTGAAGTGATTGAGAAAATTGGTCCGGATGTCAAGTGTCTCTGTACTGATCCTGGACTCCTATTACCCCGGGCCAATCTTACTTTCTGGCGTGATGGTAGCTTAGTACGGGAACGCAATGCAATGCTGCCTACAATTTCCTCCAAG GATTGGCTGGACATTGATTTTGGGATTGCTGAGGGTGTTGATTTCATTTCTGTATCATTTGTCAAGTCTGCTGAGGTTATAAAGCATCTTAAGAGCTATATTAAGGCACGAGCCCGTGATAA TGACGTGTCTGTGATTGCAAAAATAGaaagtatcgattcattgaagAACTTGGAAGAAATCATTCAAGCATCGGATGGAGCTATGGTAGCAAGAGGAGATCTTGGTGCACAAATCCCCTTGGAACAGGTTCCATCGGAACAGCAAAAGATAGTCCAAGTCTGTAGGCAATTAAATAAGCCTGTAATTGTTGCGAGTCAGTTGCTTGAATCTATGATAGAATACCCCACACCAACCAGAGCTGAAGTAGCTGACGTTTCTGAAGCAGTTCGCCAACGAGCAGATGCCTTAATGCTTTCTGGTGAGTCGGCAATGGGACAGTACCCTGAAAAGGCATTGGCCGTATTGAGAAGTGTTAGCGTGAGAATTGAGAAATGGTGGAGAGAGCAGAAACGTCACGAAGCTATGGAGCTCCCTGGTATAGCATCTTCTTTTGGTGACAGCATTTCAGAAGAGATATGCAACTCTGCTGCTAAGATGG CCAATAACTTGGAGGTTGACGCCATATTTGTTTATACAAAAACTGGTCACATGGCATCTCTTTTGTCACGTTGCAGACCCGATTGTCCCATTTTTGCATTTACTACCACCACCTCTGTGCGGCGACGCCTGAACCTGCAATGGGGTCTGATACCGTTCCGTCTGAGCTTTTCCGATGACATGGAAAGCAACCTCCACAAAACTTTCTCCTTGCTCAGAGCACGGGGAATGATAAAATCAGGCGACCTGGTAATTGCTGTCTCAGACATGTTGCAATCTATTCAAGTTATGAACGTCCCGTAG
- the LOC140969629 gene encoding putative calcium-transporting ATPase 13, plasma membrane-type, translating into MCSVILANSQCMDSLAVLRDTANLSVLNKKRWRLAFVTIYCSRAFFPRFKQHEILSRRWSKISPDPSSRITLDVVLEHPLFSGVDQSSLIKVVKDKSLDHLAKLGGVEGISSSLKTDLLYGITGDLEDISSRHEAFGTNTYRKPPTQSFLHFVWEAFKDPTILILLLCAAFSLGFGIKENGPKEGWYDGGSIFVAVFLVISVSSISNFRQNRRFEKLSKVSSNIPVEVVRNSRRQQITIFDIVVGEVVFLKIGDQVPADGLFIEGHSLQVDESSMTGESDHVEINTYQRPFLFSGTKVADGYGKMIVTSVGMNTTWGEMMSTISRDSNEQTPLQMRLNKLTSSIGKVGLAVAFLVLLVLLVRYFTGSTEDDNGNKEFNGSKTKADDVINAVVRIITAAVTIVVVAIPEGLPLAVTLTLAYSMKRMMADQAMVRKLSACETMGSATTICTDKTGTLTLNQMKVTKFWLGKESLEGMYYSLISSNVLELFYQGIGLNTTGSVYRSEISGTYLEFSGSPTEKAILSWAMLELNMDMEAVKRDCNVLNVEAFNSEKKRSGILMKKVEDGGSHVHWKGAAEMILAMCSHYYDVKGDIKDLNDFERVKFDQIIQGMAASSLRCIAFAHKQVLEVEHESGGNHPRIQENGLTLLGMVGLKDPCRPGVKRAVEDCQFAGVNVKLITGDNVFTAKAIATECGILHLNQEENDDTVIEGVEFRGYTDEERMEKVDKICVMARSSPFDKLLMVQCLKRKGHVVAVTGDGTNDAPALKEADIGLSMGIQGTEVAKESSDIVILDDNFASVATVLRWGRCVYNNIKKFIQFQLTVNVAALVINFVAAVSAGEVPLTAVQLLWVNLIMDTLGALALATERPTKELMNKKPVGRTEPLITNIMWRNLLAQALYQISVLLILQFRGESILSISRRVNDTLIFNTFVLCQVFNEFNARELEKKNVFEGIHKNKLFLGIVGITLILQVVMVEFLKKFADTERLNWGQWGLCMGIAAASWPICWLVKSIPVTDRPVSSFFSFKNF; encoded by the coding sequence ATGTGTTCGGTCATTCTTGCAAACTCGCAATGCATGGACTCGTTAGCTGTTCTGCGTGACACTGCGAATCTCAGCGTACTCAATAAAAAGAGATGGCGTTTGGCTTTCGTTACAATTTATTGTTCAAGGGCTTTCTTCCCTCGCTTCAAACAACATGAGATATTATCGAGAAGATGGAGCAAGATTTCGCCTGACCCTTCTTCGAGAATCACTCTCGATGTTGTTCTAGAGCATCCCTTGTTCTCTGGTGTTGATCAGTCGAGCCTTATCAAGGTTGTTAAAGACAAAAGCCTTGATCATTTGGCTAAACTTGGAGGAGTTGAAGGGATTTCTTCTTCTCTTAAGACGGATTTGCTGTATGGGATTACTGGAGATCTAGAAGATATATCTTCTAGACATGAAGCGTTTGGTACAAATACATATCGAAAGCCACCAACACAGAGTTTCCTCCATTTTGTATGGGAAGCTTTCAAGGATCCAACAATTCTAATTCTGTTGCTTTGTGCTGCATTCTCTCTTGGATTTGGTATCAAAGAGAATGGTCCTAAAGAGGGTTGGTATGATGGAGGAAGCATATTTGTTGCTGTTTTTCTTGTTATTTCTGTTTCTTCTATCAGTAATTTCAGGCAAAACAGGCGGTTTGAGAAGCTTTCGAAAGTGAGCAGCAATATTCCTGTCGAAGTCGTGAGAAACAGCCGAAGGCAACAGATAACTATATTTGATATCGTTGTTGGAGAAGTTGTTTTCCTCAAGATTGGCGATCAAGTACCTGCTGATGGGCTATTCATAGAAGGCCACTCTTTGCAAGTGGATGAATCTAGCATGACTGGAGAAAGCGATCATGTTGAGATTAATACATATCAGAGACCCTTTCTGTTTTCAGGTACGAAGGTGGCTGATGGATATGGTAAAATGATAGTAACTTCTGTGGGAATGAACACTACTTGGGGCGAAATGATGAGCACAATAAGTCGTGATTCGAACGAGCAAACACCCCTTCAGATGCGGTTGAACAAGCTAACTTCATCAATTGGTAAGGTTGGTTTAGCAGTAGCCTTTCTAGTCCTTCTTGTGCTTCTAGTACGCTATTTCACAGGAAGTACAGAAGATGACAATGGGAATAAAGAGTTCAATGGTAGTAAGACGAAGGCTGATGATGTGATCAATGCGGTGGTGAGGATTATTACTGCTGCTGTAACTATAGTAGTCGTCGCGATTCCTGAAGGGCTGCCTCTTGCGGTTACGCTCACTCTTGCTTATTCGATGAAACGAATGATGGCAGATCAAGCAATGGTGAGAAAGCTCTCGGCTTGTGAGACGATGGGCTCTGCCACAACTATATGTACGGATAAAACAGGTACTCTGACTTTGAATCAGATGAAAGTGACCAAGTTTTGGCTTGGAAAAGAATCTCTAGAAGGGATGTATTATTCTTTGATTTCTAGCAATGTTCTTGAACTGTTCTACCAAGGGATTGGCCTCAACACAACAGGTAGTGTTTATAGGTCTGAGATATCAGGAACTTATCTTGAATTCTCTGGCAGTCCAACCGAGAAGGCGATTCTGTCATGGGCCATGCTCGAATTGAACATGGATATGGAGGCGGTAAAACGAGACTGCAATGTTTTGAACGTTGAAGCATTCAATTCCGAAAAGAAGCGAAGTGGCATTTTGATGAAGAAAGTTGAAGATGGTGGGAGTCATGTACACTGGAAAGGAGCTGCTGAAATGATACTTGCAATGTGCTCTCATTACTATGATGTGAAAGGTGATATTAAAGATTTGAATGATTTTGAAAGGGTGAAATTTGACCAGATTATTCAAGGGATGGCTGCCAGTAGTCTTCGCTGCATCGCCTTTGCACACAAGCAGGTTCTAGAGGTCGAGCATGAGAGTGGTGGAAACCATCCAAGAATTCAAGAAAATGGGTTGACCCTGTTGGGCATGGTGGGATTGAAGGATCCATGTCGCCCCGGCGTGAAGAGAGCCGTGGAAGATTGTCAATTTGCTGGTGTGAATGTTAAGTTGATCACCGGTGACAATGTATTCACTGCAAAAGCTATAGCCACCGAGTGTGGAATACTCCATCTGAACCAAGAAGAAAACGATGATACAGTCATTGAAGGGGTTGAGTTTCGTGGATACACAGATGAGGAACGAATGGAGAAAGTCGACAAAATCTGTGTCATGGCAAGGTCGTCTCCTTTTGACAAACTTTTAATGGTGCAATGCCTAAAAAGAAAAGGCCATGTTGTAGCAGTTACTGGAGATGGCACAAATGATGCACCAGCTCTGAAGGAAGCTGATATAGGCCTGTCAATGGGGATTCAAGGAACAGAAGTGGCAAAAGAAAGTTCGGATATTGTAATCTTGGACGACAACTTCGCTTCAGTTGCTACAGTTTTGAGGTGGGGAAGATGTGTTTAcaacaatattaaaaaattcatcCAGTTTCAGCTCACAGTAAATGTAGCAGCTCTTGTCATCAACTTTGTGGCAGCTGTTTCAGCCGGTGAGGTACCGTTGACTGCTGTTCAACTTTTATGGGTAAACCTGATCATGGACACTTTGGGAGCATTAGCCCTCGCCACAGAAAGGCCCACAAAAGAACTCATGAACAAGAAGCCTGTGGGTCGAACTGAGCCACTTATCACCAATATTATGTGGAGGAATTTGCTAGCACAGGCTTTGTATCAGATATCTGTTCTCTTGATATTACAGTTTAGAGGAGAATCAATTCTGAGTATCAGCAGAAGGGTGAACGACACATTGATATTCAACACTTTCGTTCTGTGTCAAGTGTTTAATGAGTTCAATGCGCGTGAACTCGAGAAGAAGAATGTTTTCGAGGGGATACACAAGAACAAGCTGTTCTTGGGGATTGTTGGGATAACTTTGATTCTTCAAGTGGTTATGGTCGAGTTTCTTAAGAAGTTTGCAGATACAGAGAGGTTAAATTGGGGACAATGGGGACTGTGCATGGGAATTGCAGCTGCTTCGTGGCCAATTTGTTGGCTTGTCAAAAGCATACCAGTAACTGATAGACCAGTGTCCAGTTTTTTCAGTTTCAAAAACTTTTAA